A single region of the Nocardioides sp. W7 genome encodes:
- a CDS encoding (2Fe-2S)-binding protein codes for MSEELHDVRLSVNGASYDVRVPGRRLLSDALRHDLGLTGTHVGCEHGVCGACTVLLDGAPVRACLMFAVSAQGQEITTVEGLARPDGTLSNVQQAFVECHGLQCGFCTPGFLTTITAGLRANPTPTHEECREMVAGNLCRCTGYQNIVRAVERAAELGLDTPSLVPREGSSTNEETP; via the coding sequence GTGAGCGAGGAGCTGCACGACGTACGCCTGAGTGTGAACGGTGCGTCGTACGACGTCCGGGTGCCGGGTCGGCGGCTGCTCTCGGACGCGCTGCGCCACGACCTCGGCCTCACCGGCACCCACGTCGGCTGCGAGCACGGCGTGTGCGGCGCCTGCACGGTGCTGCTCGACGGTGCCCCGGTGCGCGCCTGCCTGATGTTCGCGGTCTCCGCGCAGGGCCAGGAGATCACCACCGTCGAGGGGCTGGCCCGTCCCGACGGCACCCTGAGCAACGTGCAGCAGGCGTTCGTGGAGTGCCACGGCCTGCAGTGCGGCTTCTGCACGCCGGGCTTCCTGACCACCATCACCGCGGGGCTGCGGGCCAACCCGACCCCCACGCACGAGGAGTGCCGCGAGATGGTCGCCGGCAACCTGTGCCGCTGCACCGGCTACCAGAACATCGTCAGGGCCGTGGAGCGAGCCGCCGAGCTGGGTCTCGATACGCCCTCGCTCGTTCCTCGCGAGGGCTCCTCGACCAACGAGGAAACGCCGTGA
- a CDS encoding amidase yields the protein MSQPPITPDSSARAMVAAVRERRVSARELLELHLERIDARNPELNAIVSLDADRARAGADEADRYQSDGGRLGALHGLPFAVKDTHATAGWRTTYGSRLFADHVPDEDELIVERIRRAGVVLLGKTNVPEFAAGSHTFNRVFGTTRNPHDPTRSAGGSSGGAAAALASGMVPLADGSDMGGSLRNPASFCGVVGLRPSLGRVPEWPLYNQWETTSVGGPMARDVGDLALLLGVLAGPDPRAPHALGDPGRVFAEALPPGAGALDGLRVALSVDLGGAFEVDDEVAAVVESSAATFAGAGARVAAAYPDLREADDTFRTLRAWHLHAKLGPLLAEHPGELKQSLADNIRLGEHLSGADVARAYTRRTTLAERMRLFFQQYDVLVLPVSQVPPFPADQEFPAEINGRPMATYLDWMRSAYLITVTGCPAISVPAGWTAAGLPVGVQLVAPHGADRRLLEVAAAFEGAAGVRPRA from the coding sequence GTGAGCCAGCCACCGATCACCCCTGACTCGTCCGCCCGCGCGATGGTCGCGGCGGTGCGGGAGCGACGGGTCTCCGCCCGCGAGCTGCTGGAGCTGCACCTGGAGCGGATCGATGCCCGCAACCCGGAGCTGAACGCGATCGTCAGCCTCGATGCCGACCGGGCGCGGGCCGGGGCCGACGAGGCCGACCGCTACCAGTCCGACGGCGGCCGGCTGGGTGCCCTGCACGGCCTGCCGTTCGCGGTGAAGGACACGCACGCGACGGCGGGTTGGCGCACGACGTACGGCTCCCGGCTCTTCGCCGACCACGTCCCCGACGAGGACGAGCTGATCGTCGAGCGGATCCGCCGGGCCGGCGTGGTCCTGCTCGGCAAGACCAACGTGCCGGAGTTCGCGGCCGGCTCGCACACCTTCAACCGGGTCTTCGGCACCACCCGCAACCCGCACGACCCGACCCGCAGCGCGGGCGGCTCCAGCGGGGGAGCGGCGGCCGCGCTCGCGTCCGGGATGGTGCCGCTCGCCGACGGCTCCGACATGGGCGGTTCGCTGCGCAACCCCGCGTCGTTCTGCGGCGTGGTCGGACTGCGCCCGAGCCTGGGCCGGGTGCCGGAGTGGCCGCTGTACAACCAGTGGGAGACCACCTCGGTCGGCGGCCCGATGGCCCGCGACGTGGGCGACCTGGCGCTGCTGCTGGGCGTGCTGGCCGGACCCGACCCTCGGGCGCCGCACGCGCTCGGCGACCCCGGCCGGGTCTTCGCCGAGGCGCTGCCGCCCGGCGCCGGGGCACTCGACGGCCTCCGGGTCGCGCTCAGCGTCGACCTGGGCGGCGCGTTCGAGGTCGACGACGAGGTCGCCGCGGTCGTCGAGTCGTCCGCCGCGACGTTCGCCGGTGCGGGCGCCCGCGTCGCGGCGGCGTACCCCGACCTGCGCGAGGCCGACGACACCTTCCGCACCCTGCGCGCCTGGCACCTGCACGCCAAGCTCGGCCCGCTGCTGGCCGAGCACCCCGGCGAGCTCAAGCAGTCGCTCGCCGACAACATCCGGCTCGGCGAGCACCTGAGCGGCGCCGACGTCGCCCGCGCCTACACCCGGCGCACCACGCTCGCCGAGCGGATGCGCCTGTTCTTCCAGCAGTACGACGTCCTGGTGCTGCCGGTCTCCCAGGTGCCGCCGTTCCCCGCGGACCAGGAGTTCCCCGCCGAGATCAACGGCCGCCCGATGGCGACGTACCTGGACTGGATGCGCTCGGCGTACCTCATCACCGTCACCGGCTGCCCCGCGATCTCGGTGCCCGCCGGGTGGACGGCCGCCGGCCTGCCGGTCGGCGTGCAGCTCGTGGCCCCGCACGGCGCCGACCGGCGGCTGCTCGAGGTGGCGGCGGCGTTCGAGGGGGCCGCTGGCGTACGACCGCGGGCGTAG
- a CDS encoding carbon monoxide dehydrogenase subunit G produces the protein MRIQGSNVIAAPINQVWDALLDPAVLVATIPGCERLAARPPIPGNEHAYDMTVTAGVAAIKGTYAGTCTLSDLVPERSLVMTLSGSGAPGTVDARVAVSFAEVDGGTEVSYDADATVGGMVGGVGQRMLTSVSKRMAGEFFGNVGAAIAGPALDQSGAPAPAGVETPAAPGTTVFTAPAKASAPDDFLKGIAVGAGLVLLGVVAGSLFGRRR, from the coding sequence ATGAGGATCCAGGGTTCGAACGTCATCGCCGCGCCGATCAACCAGGTGTGGGACGCCCTGCTCGACCCGGCCGTGCTCGTGGCCACCATCCCCGGCTGCGAGCGGCTGGCGGCCCGCCCCCCGATCCCTGGGAACGAGCACGCCTACGACATGACCGTCACCGCCGGCGTGGCCGCGATCAAGGGCACCTACGCCGGCACCTGCACGCTCTCCGACCTGGTCCCGGAGCGCTCGCTGGTGATGACGCTGTCGGGGTCCGGTGCGCCGGGCACGGTCGACGCCCGGGTCGCCGTCTCGTTCGCCGAGGTCGACGGCGGCACCGAGGTGTCGTACGACGCCGACGCGACGGTCGGCGGGATGGTCGGCGGCGTGGGCCAGCGGATGCTCACCAGCGTCTCGAAGCGGATGGCCGGCGAGTTCTTCGGCAACGTCGGCGCCGCGATCGCCGGCCCAGCGCTCGATCAGTCCGGCGCGCCGGCGCCGGCCGGTGTCGAGACCCCCGCAGCCCCCGGGACCACGGTCTTCACCGCTCCCGCGAAGGCATCCGCCCCCGACGACTTCCTCAAGGGCATCGCCGTCGGCGCCGGCCTGGTGCTGCTGGGCGTCGTCGCGGGCTCGCTGTTCGGGCGGCGGCGGTGA
- the cutA gene encoding aerobic carbon-monoxide dehydrogenase large subunit — protein sequence MTTKLMGQGVQRVEDQRFLRGQGRYVDDVAVGPATLHAAVLRSPHAHARIVDIDVDAVLDLEGVHAVWTHDDLTGPMAEPLPLLIPHPALTHGRTQYALAKDEVNYAGEAVAFVVAEDRYVAEDALDRIRVTYDVLPPVVGIDAARAADRLVHEDVPGNVGARMEQQTGDAQAAIAKAPHRLELDLTVERSACTPMEGRGTVARWDPDLNRMQVWTSTQSSTGVRAVVAVKLELDLGQVDVITPDVGGGFGVKINHPWPEELLVPLAARALGRTVKFTEDRREHFISSAHERGQVHHVEVGFDDDGRLLGLDVAFWHDHGAYTPYGLIVPIITSTQLLGPYKPEVYRVVFESVYTNTVMVTPYRGAGRPQGCFVMERTMDAIAEYLGKDRAEVRATNFIQPDEFPYDQGLIFQDGRELEYDSGDYPASLEKIKALVGWDEFPAFQKEMAAVGRRVGIGLACYVEGTGVGPYEGAHVHIETTGKVKVATGLTTQGQGHATVFAQLVADELGVRLEDVEVVTGDTRRMPYAVGTFASRAAVMSGSAIHLAARRAKEKVLKIAAEALEASEEDLEIVDGVVSVKGSPGSSLDLGTVSVLSNPLRYAFDEASKAATQFSVGDPGKPPVPEDEEPGLEGRDFYSPERATFASGMHAVIVETDPETAEITILKYAVVHDCGKLINPMIVEGQIHGGVAQGVAGALYERMAYDENGQLQNASFMDFLMPYVTEVPDGIDIDHLETPSPLNPLGIKGAGEAGVIPSAAVFAAAIEDAERLSIPGLAITAMPISPSELFHLRQSHPSQEHTA from the coding sequence GTGACCACGAAGCTGATGGGCCAGGGGGTGCAGCGGGTCGAGGACCAGCGGTTCCTGCGCGGACAGGGGCGCTACGTCGACGACGTGGCTGTAGGCCCGGCGACCCTGCACGCGGCGGTGCTGCGCAGCCCGCACGCGCACGCCCGGATCGTCGACATCGACGTCGACGCGGTGCTCGACCTCGAGGGCGTGCACGCCGTCTGGACCCACGACGACCTGACCGGTCCGATGGCCGAGCCGCTGCCGCTGCTGATCCCGCACCCGGCCCTGACTCACGGCCGCACGCAGTACGCCCTGGCCAAGGACGAGGTGAACTACGCCGGCGAGGCGGTGGCGTTCGTGGTCGCCGAGGACCGCTACGTCGCCGAGGACGCGCTCGACCGCATCCGGGTGACGTACGACGTGCTGCCGCCCGTCGTCGGCATCGACGCCGCCCGCGCCGCGGACCGGCTGGTCCACGAGGACGTGCCGGGCAACGTCGGCGCCCGGATGGAGCAGCAGACCGGCGACGCGCAGGCGGCGATCGCGAAGGCGCCGCACCGCCTCGAGCTCGACCTCACCGTCGAGCGCAGCGCCTGCACGCCGATGGAGGGCCGCGGCACGGTCGCCCGCTGGGACCCCGACCTCAACCGGATGCAGGTGTGGACCTCGACCCAGAGCTCGACCGGCGTGCGCGCGGTCGTCGCGGTGAAGCTGGAGCTCGACCTCGGCCAGGTCGACGTGATCACCCCCGACGTGGGCGGCGGCTTCGGCGTGAAGATCAACCACCCGTGGCCCGAGGAGCTGCTCGTCCCGCTGGCGGCCCGCGCGCTGGGCCGCACGGTGAAGTTCACCGAGGACCGCCGCGAGCACTTCATCTCCAGCGCCCACGAGCGCGGCCAGGTGCACCACGTCGAGGTCGGGTTCGACGACGACGGCCGTCTGCTCGGGCTCGACGTGGCGTTCTGGCACGACCACGGCGCGTACACGCCGTACGGCCTGATCGTCCCGATCATCACCTCGACCCAGCTGCTCGGGCCGTACAAGCCCGAGGTCTACCGGGTCGTCTTCGAGTCGGTCTACACCAACACCGTGATGGTCACGCCGTACCGCGGCGCCGGGCGGCCGCAGGGCTGCTTCGTCATGGAGCGCACCATGGACGCGATCGCCGAGTACCTCGGCAAGGACCGCGCGGAGGTGCGGGCCACGAACTTCATCCAGCCCGACGAGTTCCCCTACGACCAGGGGCTGATCTTCCAGGACGGGCGGGAGCTGGAGTACGACTCCGGCGACTACCCGGCCTCGCTGGAGAAGATCAAGGCGCTGGTCGGCTGGGACGAGTTCCCCGCGTTCCAGAAGGAGATGGCCGCGGTCGGTCGGCGGGTCGGCATCGGCCTGGCCTGCTACGTCGAGGGCACCGGCGTCGGCCCCTACGAGGGCGCGCACGTGCACATCGAGACCACCGGCAAGGTCAAGGTCGCCACCGGCCTGACCACCCAGGGCCAGGGGCACGCGACCGTGTTCGCGCAGCTGGTCGCCGACGAGCTGGGGGTCCGACTGGAGGACGTCGAGGTCGTCACCGGCGACACCCGGCGGATGCCGTACGCCGTCGGCACCTTCGCCTCGCGGGCCGCCGTGATGAGCGGCTCGGCGATCCACCTGGCCGCCAGGCGGGCCAAGGAGAAGGTGCTGAAGATCGCCGCCGAGGCGCTCGAGGCGTCCGAGGAGGACCTGGAGATCGTCGACGGCGTCGTCTCGGTGAAGGGCTCGCCGGGCAGCTCGCTCGACCTGGGCACGGTCTCGGTGCTCTCGAACCCGCTGCGCTACGCCTTCGACGAGGCGTCGAAGGCGGCGACCCAGTTCTCGGTCGGCGACCCGGGCAAGCCGCCGGTGCCCGAGGACGAGGAGCCGGGCCTCGAGGGCCGCGACTTCTACAGCCCCGAGCGGGCGACGTTCGCCTCCGGCATGCACGCGGTGATCGTCGAGACCGACCCGGAGACGGCGGAGATCACCATCCTGAAGTACGCCGTCGTCCACGACTGCGGGAAGCTGATCAATCCGATGATCGTCGAGGGCCAGATCCACGGCGGCGTCGCCCAGGGCGTGGCCGGCGCGCTCTACGAGCGGATGGCGTACGACGAGAACGGCCAGCTGCAGAACGCCTCCTTCATGGACTTCCTGATGCCGTACGTCACCGAGGTCCCCGACGGCATCGACATCGACCACCTCGAGACCCCGTCACCGCTGAACCCGCTCGGCATCAAGGGCGCGGGGGAGGCGGGCGTGATCCCGTCGGCCGCAGTGTTCGCGGCCGCGATCGAGGACGCCGAGAGGCTGTCCATCCCGGGCCTGGCGATCACCGCGATGCCCATCTCGCCGTCCGAGCTCTTCCACCTGCGCCAGTCCCACCCCAGCCAGGAGCACACCGCATGA